A part of Paramisgurnus dabryanus chromosome 15, PD_genome_1.1, whole genome shotgun sequence genomic DNA contains:
- the LOC135733060 gene encoding ladderlectin-like — protein MAVMRALMFLFLVFYVEHAVAKDCPYGWTPFGVNCYKFFSQQVEWATAEIKCQMNGANLASVRSKVQNELLKTLITGDKSTWIGGHDGETDGQWLWTDGSPFDFTSWCANEPNNYEGKPESCLEMHWSSSRCWNDRLCNSTAGFICAQAP, from the exons ATGGCAGTGATGAGAGCTCTTATGTTTCTTTTCCTGGTCTTTTATGTGGAGCATGCAGTAG CTAAAGACTGCCCATATGGATGGACGCCTTTTGGTGTAAATTGCTACAAATTCTTTTCTCAGCAAGTTGAATGGGCCACGGCTGAG ATAAAGTGTCAAATGAATGGTGCGAATCTGGCATCTGTGCGCAGTAAAGTACAAAACGAGTTACTCAAGACTCTGATAACTGGGGACAAAAGTACTTGGATTGGTGGTCATGATGGTGAAACG GATGGACAATGGTTGTGGACTGATGGATCTCCATTTGACTTTACCAGCTGGTGCGCCAATGAACCTAACAATTATGAGGGTAAACCAGAGAGCTGCCTGGAGATGCACTGGTCCA GTAGCCGCTGCTGGAATGATCGATTGTGTAACAGCACAGCTGGCTTCATTTGTGCTCAAGCTCCCTGA
- the vangl1 gene encoding vang-like protein 1 produces the protein MDTESIHSGYSHHSNRSRGSNKQSERSSRDRHKSHSQDSSSRSDKNVTISTSSPQPPQPDQSSAPTDAQDDNWGETTTAVTGTSDHSLSQEDLAGFGKDIEGPVEKLNCIRFLPLILTLVLGLLVLVTPLAFLVLPQLLWPERLQACGTACEGLFLSLAFKLLILLLAGWALFVRPARASLPRIAVFRALLGLLTLLLLLSYWLFFGVRILDSQDENYQGIVQFAVSLVDALLFIHYLAVVLLEIRHLQPCFSLCVVRSTDGETRHYNLGQISIQRAALVILEHYYKDFSVHNPALLTAAKSRAAKHLAGLKVYNVDGAGSDAATAQSRAKIAAAARQRDTSHNELYYEEAEHDRRVRKRKARLVVAVEEAFTHVRRLQEEEKKKPPGDEMDPREAAQAIFPSMARALQKYLRTTRQQHCHSMDSIQAHLAFCITHNMTPKAFLESYLMSGPTLQYGRECWQSRQWTLISEASVTSPLRHGTEFQLKSSDFSLVVTSKSIPHLKLSEEYVNPKSHKFVLQLQSETSV, from the exons ATGGACACAGAGTCCATCCACTCTGGTTATTCCCACCATTCCAACAGGTCACGGGGATCAAACAAacagag TGAACGCAGCAGCAGGGATCGGCACAAATCACACAGCCAAGACAGCAGCAGTCGATCAGACAAAAATGTCACCATCAGCACGTCATCGCCTCAGCCGCCACAGCCGGATCAGAGCTCCGCCCCCACAGACGCCCAG GATGACAACTGGGGCGAGACCACCACAGCGGTCACTGGGACATCAGATCACAGCTTGTCTCAGGAAGACCTGGCTGGTTTTGGAAAGGACATAGAAGGTCCAGTAGAGAAGCTGAACTGTATACGTTTCCTTCCTTTGATCCTCACTCTTGTCCTGGGCCTGTTGGTCCTAGTTACCCCCCTGGCCTTCCTGGTGTTACCCCAGCTGCTGTGGCCGGAGCGTTTACAGGCGTGCGGCACTGCATGCGAGGGCCTGTTTCTCTCACTGGCTTTCAAACTTCTCATTctactgttggctggctgggcGTTGTTTGTGCGACCGGCGAGAGCCTCCCTGCCAAGGATAGCAGTGTTTCGTGCCCTTCTCGGACTGCTCACGCTCCTCCTGCTGCTTTCCTACTGGCTGTTCTTTGGGGTGCGGATCTTGGACTCACAG GATGAGAACTACCAGGGCATAGTGCAGTTTGCAGTGTCATTGGTGGACGCTCTTTTGTTCATCCATTATCTGGCCGTGGTTCTGCTTGAGATCCGGCACCTGCAGCCCTGCTTCTCTCTCTGTGTTGTGAGATCCACTGATGGAGAGACTCGCCACTACAACCTGGGACAAATCAG catTCAGCGGGCAGCTCTTGTAATTCTGGAACACTATTACAAGGATTTTTCAGTTCACAATCCTGCCCTGTTGACAGCTGCTAAGTCCAGGGCAGCTAAACATCTGGCTGGACTGAAGGTCTATAATGTAGATG GTGCTGGTAGCGATGCGGCTACTGCTCAGTCTCGAGCTAAAATAGCAGCTGCTGCCCGGCAAAGAGACACCAGCCACAACGAACTGTACTATGAGGAAGCTGAGCATGATAGAAGAGTCCGGAAACGCAAGGCACG GCTGGTGGTGGCCGTAGAGGAAGCATTCACGCACGTTAGACGGCTACAGGAGGAGGAGAAAAAGAAGCCACCGGGCGATGAAATGGATCCACGCGAGGCAGCGCAAGCCATATTCCCGTCCATGGCACGAGCGCTGCAGAAATACTTGCGGACCACACGTCAACAACACTGTCACAGCATGGACAGCATTCAGGCCCACCTTGCATTCTGCATTACACACAACATGACCCCTAAG GCATTTCTGGAGAGCTATCTGATGTCCGGGCCCACACTACAGTATGGCAGAGAGTGCTGGCAGTCCCGGCAGTGGACGTTGATCAGCGAAGCATCCGTCACCAGTCCTCTCCGTCATGGCACTGAGTTTCAACTCAAATCATCCGACTTCAGCTTGGTGGTTACCAGCAAATCTATCCCTCACCTTAAACTGAGTGAAGAGTACGTCAATCCCAAGTCCCACAAGTTTGTACTGCAACTGCAGTCCGAGACCTCCGTCTGA